The following coding sequences are from one Delphinus delphis chromosome 17, mDelDel1.2, whole genome shotgun sequence window:
- the COMMD5 gene encoding COMM domain-containing protein 5 isoform X1, whose product MLAVISGSHHQHLGGGDHISPHSLAQRTWESLGFSSAPLPGSCCWDLLPGLPVKEQEAAMSAVGPAAPHLHRPGDSHSGCMSFLGAQLPPEVAAMPQLLRDLERGTFRKLLKLVVSSLQGEDCREGVRRLGAGADLPEERLGALIAGTHTLLQQALRLPPASLKPDAFKNQLQELCIPQDLVVDLASVVFGSQRPLLDSAARQQGAWLPHVADFRWRVDVAISTSALARSLQPSVLMQLKLSDGSALRFEVPTAKFQELRFGVATVLKEMADLEKRCERKLQD is encoded by the coding sequence ATGCTGGCTGTCATCAGTGGTTCACACCATCAGCATCTGGGAGGTGGAGACCATATCAGTCCTCATTCACTGGCCCAAAGGACATGGGAGTCACTGGGCTTCTCTTCCGCCCCCCTTCCAGGCAGTTGCTGCTGGGACCTCCTACCTGGGCTGCCGGTCAAAGAGCAGGAAGCAGCGATGTCTGCCGTGGGTCCTGCAGCTCCACACCTGCATCGCCCTGGTGACAGTCACAGTGGCTGCATGAGTTTCCTGGGCGCCCAGCTGCCTCCAGAGGTGGCAGCAATGCCCCAGCTCCTGAGGGACCTGGAGAGGGGCACATTCAGAAAGTTGCTGAAGCTGGTGGTCAGCAGCCTGCAGGGGGAAGACTGCCGTGAGGGTGTGCGGCGCCTCGGGGCTGGTGCAGACCTGCCTGAGGAGCGTCTGGGTGCCCTGATCGCTGGCACACACACCCTGCTCCAGCAGGCCCTCCGGCTGCCCCCGGCCAGCCTGAAGCCCGATGCCTTCAAGAACCAGCTCCAGGAGCTCTGCATCCCCCAAGACCTGGTCGTGGACTTGGCCAGTGTGGTGTTTGGGAGCCAGCGGCCTCTCCTTGACTCTGCGGCCAGGCAGCAGGGGGCCTGGCTGCCCCATGTTGCCGACTTTCGGTGGAGGGTGGACGTGGCCATCTCCACCAGCGCCCTGGCCCGCTCCCTGCAGCCAAGCGTCCTGATGCAGCTGAAGCTCTCGGATGGGTCGGCCCTCCGCTTCGAGGTCCCCACGGCCAAGTTCCAGGAGCTGCGGTTCGGTGTGGCCACGGTCCTGAAGGAGATGGCCGACCTGGAGAAGAGGTGCGAGCGCAAACTGCAGGACTGA
- the COMMD5 gene encoding COMM domain-containing protein 5 isoform X2 encodes MSAVGPAAPHLHRPGDSHSGCMSFLGAQLPPEVAAMPQLLRDLERGTFRKLLKLVVSSLQGEDCREGVRRLGAGADLPEERLGALIAGTHTLLQQALRLPPASLKPDAFKNQLQELCIPQDLVVDLASVVFGSQRPLLDSAARQQGAWLPHVADFRWRVDVAISTSALARSLQPSVLMQLKLSDGSALRFEVPTAKFQELRFGVATVLKEMADLEKRCERKLQD; translated from the coding sequence ATGTCTGCCGTGGGTCCTGCAGCTCCACACCTGCATCGCCCTGGTGACAGTCACAGTGGCTGCATGAGTTTCCTGGGCGCCCAGCTGCCTCCAGAGGTGGCAGCAATGCCCCAGCTCCTGAGGGACCTGGAGAGGGGCACATTCAGAAAGTTGCTGAAGCTGGTGGTCAGCAGCCTGCAGGGGGAAGACTGCCGTGAGGGTGTGCGGCGCCTCGGGGCTGGTGCAGACCTGCCTGAGGAGCGTCTGGGTGCCCTGATCGCTGGCACACACACCCTGCTCCAGCAGGCCCTCCGGCTGCCCCCGGCCAGCCTGAAGCCCGATGCCTTCAAGAACCAGCTCCAGGAGCTCTGCATCCCCCAAGACCTGGTCGTGGACTTGGCCAGTGTGGTGTTTGGGAGCCAGCGGCCTCTCCTTGACTCTGCGGCCAGGCAGCAGGGGGCCTGGCTGCCCCATGTTGCCGACTTTCGGTGGAGGGTGGACGTGGCCATCTCCACCAGCGCCCTGGCCCGCTCCCTGCAGCCAAGCGTCCTGATGCAGCTGAAGCTCTCGGATGGGTCGGCCCTCCGCTTCGAGGTCCCCACGGCCAAGTTCCAGGAGCTGCGGTTCGGTGTGGCCACGGTCCTGAAGGAGATGGCCGACCTGGAGAAGAGGTGCGAGCGCAAACTGCAGGACTGA